A single Anopheles arabiensis isolate DONGOLA chromosome 2, AaraD3, whole genome shotgun sequence DNA region contains:
- the LOC120908343 gene encoding probable U2 small nuclear ribonucleoprotein A' isoform X2: MVKLTPDLINQSMQYMNPCRDRELDLRGYKIPQIENMGATLDQYDTIDFSDNDIRKLDGFPRLARLKCLLLNNNRIVRIGENLHESLPNLQSIILTGNNIQELGDLEPLTKLPNLETLSLLTNPVSTKQHYREYVAFRFPNLRLLDFRKIRQKEREAANLLFKSKKGKEMHKEIVRKAKQALPAGALGESSPEKQAVQNASPADIQKIKEAIKRATNLHEVERLNRMLQSGQITGDILNGANGSEAE; this comes from the exons ATGGTGAAACTTACACCAGATCTAATAAATCAGTCCATGCAGTACATGAACCCGTGTCGTGATCGAGAGCTAGACTTACGGG GGTACAAAATACCACAGATTGAGAATATGGGTGCGACGCTGGATCAGTACGATACGATCGACTTTTCCGACAACGACATCCGCAAGTTGGACGGTTTTCCGCGCCTGGCCAGATTGAAGTGTCTACTTCTGAACAACAACCGGATTGT GAGAATTGGTGAAAACCTTCACGAATCCCTTCCCAACCTTCAGAGTATCATTCTGACCGGCAACAACATCCAGGAGCTCGGTGACTTGGAACCTCTGACGAAGCTGCCGAACCTCGAGACGCTCAGCTTGCTGACGAATCCCGTATCCACCAAGCAACACTACCGTGAGTATGTTGCTTTCCGTTTCCCCAACCTACGGCTGCTAGATTTCCGCAAGATCCGGCAAAAGGAGCGCGAAGCAGCGAACCTACTGTTCAAGTCGAAGAAGGGCAAAGAAATGCACAAAGAAATCGTTCGGAAAGCGAAACAAGCGTTGCCGGCCGGTGCACTCGGTGAATCATCGCCGGAGAAGCAGGCCGTCCAGAATGCGAGCCCGGCCGACATTCAGAAGATTAAGGAAGCCATCAAGCGAGCGACGAATCTGCACGAAGTCGAACGGCTTAATCGCATGCTACAGTCGGGTCAAATTACCGGCGACATACTGAACG GCGCTAACGGTTCTGAAGCCGAGTAA
- the LOC120908340 gene encoding eukaryotic translation initiation factor 3 subunit G, whose protein sequence is MPALDDIKSSWADEVESDSGSLPPPSEVIENGQKIVTEYKYNKDDKKVKVVRTYKISRVVVPKCVARRKSLAKFGDSATDRPGPNPQTTMVSEDVFMQFITNKEEEQKNENALDSMKNIVKCRTCEGEHWSFHCPYKNSAYDKPTKPTTAPVPETTSSSKPGKYVPPHMKESQGKPGIGGAMRGRDDTSAIRISNLSEAMTEADLEELVKKFGPHTKMFLSRDKSTGLCKGFAYVHFRSRRDAATAIEVLNGYGYDHLILSVEWSKPQNPQ, encoded by the exons ATGCCGGCATTGGACGATATTAAATCTTCGTGGGCCGATGAGGTTGAGTCGGATTCCGGCTCGCTCCCACCACCGTCGGAAGTGATCGAAAATGGACAAAAGATCGTGACCGAGTACAAGTACAACAAGGATGACAAGAAGGTGAAGGTGGTGCGCACGTACAAAATCAGCCGCGTTGTAGTGCCGAAGTGCGTGGCCAGAAGGAAGAGCCTGGCCAAGTTCGGTGATTCGGCGACCGATCGGCCGGGCCCGAACCCGCAGACCACCATGGTCTCGGAAGACGTGTTCATGCAGTTCATCACCAACAAGGAGGAAGAACAGAAGAACGAAAATGCTTTGGATTCGATGAAGAACATTGTCAAGTGCCGTACTTGCGAGGGCGAGCATTGGTCATTCCATTGTCCGTACAAGAACAGTGCGTACGATAAGCCGACTAAGCCGACGACAGCTC CGGTTCCGGAAACGACCTCATCCAGCAAACCGGGCAAATACGTTCCTCCCCACATGAAGGAAAGCCAAGGAAAGCCGGGCATCGGTGGTGCGATGCGTGGACGTGACGATACTAGTGCGATTCGTATCTCGAACCTGTCCGAGGCAATGACGGAGGCCGATCTGGAGGAGCTGGTGAAGAAGTTTGGCCCGCACACCAAGATGTTCCTGTCTCGCGACAAAAGCACCGGACTGTGCAAGGGCTTCGCATACGTTCACTTCCGTTCCCGCCGCGATGCCGCTACTGCGATCGAAGTTCTCAACGGTTACGGTTACGATCATTTGATTCTGAGCGTCGAATGGTCCAAGCCGCAGAACCCGCAGTAG
- the LOC120908342 gene encoding serine/threonine-protein kinase Nek5-like: MDQFNNSPLNLCVVLAEGCFGSSVGLYRYNDQLIVIKSIPFNSPDYAYTAVLKEHIILSQLCHPRIIQYRGYYQTTTSWNIVLEYAERGNLATFLERRLSEGAFLNQHTVMAKFGDIADGLVYLHQRNVIHRDLKPANVLICIDNRLKLADFGISKIMHEDDLNRTIVGTPLYMAPEVARGKDYDYKSDVWALGIIFYELCMLEHPFVDRFGKRRNQKFSVPQLDCMRLGYSSALQVLCDMMIQKDPTKRWTLESILTKFRILEIVR; the protein is encoded by the exons ATGGATCAATTCAATAATTCACCCTTAAATTTATGCGTAGTTCTTGCTGAAGGTTGTTTCGGAAG TTCCGTAGGTTTATATCGATACAATGACCAACTCATCGTGATCAAAAGCATTCCATTCAATAGTCCGGATTATGCCTACACGGCGGTACTGAAAGAACACATAATTCTTTCGCAACTTTGCCATCCACGAATCATACAGTATCGAGGCTACTATCAAACAACCACCAGTTGGAACATCGTCCTGGAGTATGCAGAACGAGGCAATTTGGCAACGTTTCTCGAGCGACGCTTGTCCGAAGGCGCCTTTCTGAATCAGCACACTGTAATGGCCAAATTTGGAGACATTGCTGACGGTCTCGTGTATCTGCACCAGCGAAATGTTATTCATCGTGACCTGAAGCCAGCCAACGTACTAATTTGTATCGATAACCGTTTGAAACTGGCCGACTTTGGTATCTCAAAGATTATGCACGAAGACGATTTGAACCGGACTATCGTTGGGACACCGCTGTACATGGCCCCCGAGGTGGCCCGAGGCAAGGATTACGACTATAAAAGCGATGTATGGGCGCTGGGCATTATCTTCTATGAACTGTGCATGCTGGAGCATCCCTTCGTCGATCGGTTCGGGAAAAGGCGAAACCAAAAATTTAGTGTGCCACAGCTCGATTGCATGCGGCTGGGATACAGTTCCGCCCTACAGGTTCTATGTGATATGATGATTCAGAAAGATCCGACCAAGCGCTGGACGCTGGAAAGTATCTTGACGAAATTTCGCATTTTAGAGATAGTGAGATAG
- the LOC120895521 gene encoding pancreatic triacylglycerol lipase-like encodes MLSFLASSLLAISIICSVDPGLAGPLDALSWARMDNINLPWLPYENMTRCYGELGCLNITKEWYHLIFRPFNVFPLPRSVINTRFILYTEKNPTDGQLLQAEAKDTLVKSHFNPDWATKFIIHGFIDTPLSNWVSEMRDELITRGGLNVIVVDWAGGSLPLYTQATANTRLVGLEIAYLIRKLQEYRGLQPEDVHLIGHSLGAHTAAYAGERIPGLGRITGLDPAEPYFQGMGPIVRLDPTDATLVDVIHTDGRSVFRLEIPGYGMSHACGHLDFYPNNGKEQPGCALSQEGAATIPLTLIKDGIEEASRVLLACNHIRAIKLFIDSINGKCPYVAHRCPSYQHFLSGNCFKCTSGNCALMGYHASLPITTARQNVSENDVISGSSSVPVAPQPGKYFLATGRDFPFCQRHYRFTVELAKPKVAEPWVQGHLTAGIFSERGALRNIDLTPKGTARLEHGTTYQVVVTNPHDLGDRIRKVELAWTHDMNVLEPTTLCLFWCNSHLYVKSIQVETMQMPSREKRNIEYPNKLCAPKREYADIASRGSYSFYDNCKR; translated from the exons ATGTTGAGCTTTCTAGCTTCATCATTATTAGCTATAAGCATCATCTGCTCGGTTGATCCCGGCCTGGCAGGTCCCTTGGATGCGCTCAGCTGGGCCCGGATGGACAACATCAACCTTCCCTGGCTGCCAT ATGAAAATATGACACGATGTTATGGCGAGCTGGGCTGTCTGAACATCACCAAGGAATGGTACCATCTGATCTTCCGGCCGTTCAACGTGTTTCCGCTACCGCGGAGCGTCATCAACACGCGCTTCATCCTGTACACCGAGAAGAACCCTACCGATGGGCAGCTGCTGCAGGCCGAGGCAAAGGATACGCTCGTCAAGTCCCACTTCAACCCGGACTGGGCGACCAAGTTCATCATCCACGGCTTCATCGATACGCCCCTGTCCAACTGGGTGTCCGAGATGCGCGATGAGCTAATCACGCGCGGTGGACTGAACGTGATCGTGGTCGATTGGGCCGGAGGATCACTGCCGCTCTACACGCAGGCAACGGCCAACACACGGCTCGTCGGTTTGGAGATTGCCTACCTCATCCGGAAGCTGCAAGAATACCGGGGACTGCAGCCGGAAGACGTCCATCTGATTGGACATTCGCTCGGTGCTCATACGGCGGCGTACGCGGGAGAACGTATTCCAGGGTTGGGACGCATTACCGGGCTCGATCCAGCGGAACCGTACTTCCAGGGTATGGGACCGATCGTACGGTTGGATCCGACCGACGCCACCCTCGTGGACGTCATCCACACCGATGGAAGAAGTGTGTTCCGGCTAGAAATCCCCGGCTACGGTATGTCGCACGCCTGTGGCCATCTTGATTTCTATCCCAACAACGGCAAGGAGCAGCCGGGCTGTGCACTGTCGCAGGAAGGTGCTGCCACCATTCCGCTGACACTTATTAAGGATGGCATTGAGGAGGCGTCAAGGGTGTTGCTGGCCTGTAATCATATCCGCGCCATCAAACTGTTCATCGACAGCATCAACGGCAAATGTCCGTATGTCG CACATCGGTGTCCATCGTATCAGCATTTCCTCAGCGGCAACTGCTTCAAGTGCACGTCCGGCAATTGCGCACTGATGGGCTATCATGCCTCGCTGCCCATCACAACCGCCCGGCAAAACGTGTCCGAGAACGATGTCATCAGCGGCTCATCCAGTGTCCCGGTAGCGCCCCAGCCGGGCAAATACTTTCTTGCCACGGGGCGTGATTTTCCATTCTGTC AACGTCACTATCGATTTACGGTTGAACTGGCAAAACCGAAAGTGGCTGAACCGTGGGTACAGGGCCATCTGACTGCGGGCATCTTCTCGGAGCGAGGTGCGCTGCGCAACATCGACCTGACACCGAAAGGCACCGCTCGGCTGGAGCACGGCACAACGTACCAGGTGGTGGTCACCAACCCACACGATCTTGGCGATCGCATTCGCAAGGTAGAGCTGGCCTGGACGCACGACATGAACGTGCTGGAGCCGACCACGCTGTGTCTGTTCTGGTGCAACAGCCATCTGTACGTGAAATCGATTCAAGTTGAAACGATGCAGATGCCCTCGCGAGA AAAACGGAACATTGAATATCCGAACAAGCTGTGCGCACCGAAGCGCGAATACGCCGACATTGCCAGCCGCGGGTCCTACTCGTTCTACGATAACTGCAAACGGTAA
- the LOC120895522 gene encoding uncharacterized protein LOC120895522, whose product MELMNSELKPKSASNLQKEELVLIFEEYQQKAKLENLDDSKERQKFWTEATQRLNKIEGGTVKSCSKWVKYWADVLINLRRKCRLVVEGRSKRIGPTPFEVRIMRVGNLYDVLEQWTKAVDNGGEMSTLQSVEEEYYPEDTGVQKEEIVVENYTEDPLDEEFVATFAKPVEEQTAQTVTTHMHLRKHSGEGYKQLVNHQHQTEYVELTTLHNATSEFLRPKSSAMSEPQERLKESLKRTTEKLETVMKKRRIDDSQFAIAQALTNMSAAILALSNSLNDLAQALANGTMS is encoded by the exons ATGGAACTTATGAACTCCGAACTG AAACCGAAGTCAGCCTCGAATTTGCAGAAAGAGGAGCTGGTGTTGATATTCGAGGAGTATCAACAGAAGGCGAAGCTGGAGAACCTGGACGACAGCAAGGAGCGTCAAAAGTTCTGGACGGAGGCGACACAGCGACTGAACAAGATCGAGGGCGGCACGGTCAAATCATGCTCGAAGTGGGTGAAGTATTGGGCGGACGTGCTGATCAACCTGCGCCGAAAATGTCGGCTGGTGGTGGAGGGACGCTCGAAGCGCATCGGACCCACCCCGTTCGAGGTGCGCATCATGCGAGTGGGCAACCTGTACGATGTGCTGGAACAGTGGACCAAAGCGGTCGACAATGGCGGCGAAATGAGCACGCTGCAAAGCGTGGAGGAGGAATACTATCCCGAGGACACGGGCGTACAGAAGGAAGAAATAGTGGTGGAAAACTACACGGAGGACCCGCTGGACGAAGAGTTTGTGGCCACCTTTGCCAAACCGGTCGAGGAGCAGACGGCCCAAACCGTCaccacacacatgcatcttCGGAAACATTCGGGCGAAGGCTATAAGCAGCTGGtcaaccaccagcaccagacCGAGTACGTCGAGCTGACCACGCTGCACAATGCCACCAGCGAATTTTTACGACCCAAGAGCAGTGCAATGTCGGAGCCACAGGAGCGGCTGAAGGAGAGCCTGAAGCGCACCACCGAAAAGCTGGAAACAGTGATGAAGAAGCGAAGGATTGACGATTCTCAGTTTGCCATCGCCCAGGCGCTCACGAACATGTCCGCCGCCATATTGGCCCTCTCGAACAGTTTGAACGATCTGGCACAAGCCCTCGCCAACGGCACCATGTCGTGA
- the LOC120908343 gene encoding probable U2 small nuclear ribonucleoprotein A' isoform X1 produces the protein MVKLTPDLINQSMQYMNPCRDRELDLRGYKIPQIENMGATLDQYDTIDFSDNDIRKLDGFPRLARLKCLLLNNNRIVRIGENLHESLPNLQSIILTGNNIQELGDLEPLTKLPNLETLSLLTNPVSTKQHYREYVAFRFPNLRLLDFRKIRQKEREAANLLFKSKKGKEMHKEIVRKAKQALPAGALGESSPEKQAVQNASPADIQKIKEAIKRATNLHEVERLNRMLQSGQITGDILNGNESHSINY, from the exons ATGGTGAAACTTACACCAGATCTAATAAATCAGTCCATGCAGTACATGAACCCGTGTCGTGATCGAGAGCTAGACTTACGGG GGTACAAAATACCACAGATTGAGAATATGGGTGCGACGCTGGATCAGTACGATACGATCGACTTTTCCGACAACGACATCCGCAAGTTGGACGGTTTTCCGCGCCTGGCCAGATTGAAGTGTCTACTTCTGAACAACAACCGGATTGT GAGAATTGGTGAAAACCTTCACGAATCCCTTCCCAACCTTCAGAGTATCATTCTGACCGGCAACAACATCCAGGAGCTCGGTGACTTGGAACCTCTGACGAAGCTGCCGAACCTCGAGACGCTCAGCTTGCTGACGAATCCCGTATCCACCAAGCAACACTACCGTGAGTATGTTGCTTTCCGTTTCCCCAACCTACGGCTGCTAGATTTCCGCAAGATCCGGCAAAAGGAGCGCGAAGCAGCGAACCTACTGTTCAAGTCGAAGAAGGGCAAAGAAATGCACAAAGAAATCGTTCGGAAAGCGAAACAAGCGTTGCCGGCCGGTGCACTCGGTGAATCATCGCCGGAGAAGCAGGCCGTCCAGAATGCGAGCCCGGCCGACATTCAGAAGATTAAGGAAGCCATCAAGCGAGCGACGAATCTGCACGAAGTCGAACGGCTTAATCGCATGCTACAGTCGGGTCAAATTACCGGCGACATACTGAACGGTAACGAATCGCATTCCATTAATTATTAA